In a single window of the Marinobacter sp. NP-4(2019) genome:
- the phnD gene encoding phosphate/phosphite/phosphonate ABC transporter substrate-binding protein, whose product MKTMIHSLLALIMMLGIHWSAHAADTDPDLLKVALLPDENASELIKRNQPLKDYLETTLGKEVELIVTTDYSSMIEAMRFGRIDLAYFGPLSYVMAKSKSDIEPFAAMVVDGKPTYRSIIIANADSGVGSFADIKGKKMAYGDRASTSSHLIPKTVLLEKAELEAGKDYEAHFVGSHDAVAVNVANGNADAGGLSEVIFEHVMDRGLIDRSKVKVLGYSGDFPQYPWAMRSNLAPELKSNIQKAFLQIDDPEILDNLKAEGFAAITDEDYDVIRAMGGLLNLDFAKM is encoded by the coding sequence ATGAAGACAATGATTCACTCTTTGCTGGCTCTGATAATGATGCTCGGCATCCATTGGTCAGCCCATGCCGCAGATACAGACCCTGATCTTTTGAAAGTTGCCTTGCTGCCGGATGAGAACGCGTCAGAACTGATCAAGCGAAACCAACCTTTGAAGGATTACCTGGAAACCACTCTTGGTAAGGAAGTAGAACTGATTGTTACCACCGATTACTCCTCCATGATCGAAGCCATGCGTTTTGGCCGAATTGACCTGGCTTACTTTGGTCCGTTGTCCTATGTGATGGCCAAGAGTAAGAGTGACATTGAACCCTTTGCCGCCATGGTGGTAGACGGGAAGCCGACTTATCGCTCCATCATTATTGCCAATGCGGACTCTGGCGTTGGCTCCTTCGCGGATATCAAAGGCAAGAAAATGGCCTACGGTGACCGCGCATCCACTTCCAGCCACCTGATCCCCAAGACCGTACTCCTTGAGAAGGCAGAGCTCGAAGCCGGAAAGGACTATGAGGCTCATTTCGTCGGTAGCCATGACGCTGTTGCGGTTAACGTCGCCAATGGCAATGCCGACGCCGGAGGGTTGTCCGAAGTTATCTTCGAGCATGTGATGGACCGCGGTTTGATTGATCGGAGCAAGGTCAAAGTGCTGGGCTACAGCGGTGACTTTCCTCAATACCCCTGGGCCATGCGTTCGAACCTGGCCCCTGAGCTGAAGAGCAACATTCAGAAAGCCTTTCTGCAGATCGATGACCCGGAGATTCTCGACAACCTGAAGGCTGAGGGATTCGCGGCAATTACCGACGAAGATTACGATGTCATCCGCGCTATGGGTGGCCTGCTCAATCTTGATTTCGCAAAAATGTGA
- the umuD gene encoding translesion error-prone DNA polymerase V autoproteolytic subunit — MLIKQIFRPTEQLRSSIAFFSDAVKAGFPSPAQDYIEKTLSLDDLCIRTPAATYFVRASGSSMERAGIHDGDVLVVDRSLPPGHRKIVIASVDGEFVCKRLDLSVPSRPVLRAESEDYPDITLREEDELEIFGVVTTVVHAL; from the coding sequence ATGCTGATCAAACAGATTTTCCGTCCAACAGAGCAACTCCGAAGCTCCATTGCCTTCTTCAGTGATGCGGTCAAGGCCGGCTTCCCGTCTCCGGCCCAAGATTACATTGAAAAAACACTGTCTTTGGACGACCTGTGTATTCGGACGCCGGCTGCAACCTACTTCGTTCGTGCATCCGGCTCCTCCATGGAAAGGGCGGGGATTCACGATGGCGATGTGCTGGTTGTCGATCGCAGTCTGCCACCGGGACATCGCAAGATCGTCATTGCGTCCGTTGACGGCGAGTTTGTGTGCAAACGCCTGGACCTGAGTGTTCCGAGCCGGCCTGTGTTGCGGGCAGAAAGCGAAGATTACCCCGACATCACGCTTCGGGAGGAGGATGAACTCGAAATTTTCGGTGTTGTAACCACCGTGGTGCATGCGCTCTGA
- a CDS encoding hybrid sensor histidine kinase/response regulator yields the protein MEALNKSFHAFFDDRDVHTMIKPRAIIAGIIPAIFIVLLLALLLAKQMDSFQKHTHPWPPLSGAPLSAFENPHPLESDNGTLNLDEIPSTVLLSVFLFLLAVAAIACSRAMRGSRGTMVFLWALASLLSGLYLLSLRSFPFDSYLSELTVAALVFAVVGNLLLGFWLSQLKGRYVAQGKAIVMKQNLLAIAAHELRTPITNLRSQADLALAYIDGAALGDARGILQMSLDDLDTLDHHIKSILALAALENGTLKSRKDWFAVTKMCNELNGQFAGTANVALIWDCVSDPRIGVTEVYSDYDLIKVVVRNAIENAFKHTSDGFVKISMSLRDKGISISVRDTGAGMSTAEMNALLWHKDPLSLGIRRGKDGWGIGMPVMKKFSEFLGGRIRIDSKPGFGTCLTIDLPVDYRTGELPKQAAVLPDHDMDHEPGSIRTSESGDQKTKVLLIDDNHTFLKQMQRFFAPKILGIPDVELTVCDDPVSGITRLEEQRFDLLLVDFHMPHVDGLKLLEWLASHEHPNQGMVKIMLTADPSIPERKRAAIVAAGARIVSKGMPIEDMKILVAGVKEQKVRNQAQIRAAVELTAI from the coding sequence ATGGAGGCGCTGAATAAAAGCTTTCACGCTTTTTTTGACGACAGGGATGTACATACCATGATCAAACCCCGCGCCATCATCGCTGGGATTATTCCCGCCATCTTTATCGTTCTGTTACTGGCCTTGCTGCTGGCCAAGCAAATGGATTCGTTTCAAAAGCACACACACCCATGGCCACCACTATCAGGAGCACCACTGAGCGCTTTTGAAAACCCGCATCCACTCGAGTCGGACAACGGTACGCTGAACCTGGATGAAATCCCCTCGACTGTGTTGTTGTCGGTATTTTTGTTCCTCTTAGCCGTTGCAGCGATTGCCTGCTCCCGCGCGATGAGAGGTTCCAGGGGCACCATGGTTTTTCTGTGGGCTCTGGCGAGTTTGCTGTCCGGGCTGTACCTCCTCTCGTTACGGAGTTTTCCCTTCGATTCGTACCTCTCGGAATTGACCGTCGCAGCGCTTGTCTTCGCTGTTGTTGGCAATCTTCTGCTCGGATTTTGGCTTTCACAGCTTAAAGGACGGTATGTCGCTCAGGGTAAAGCGATTGTGATGAAGCAAAATCTGCTGGCCATTGCTGCACATGAGCTGCGCACACCGATCACAAATCTCCGATCTCAAGCGGATTTGGCATTGGCCTATATCGATGGGGCCGCTCTTGGGGATGCCAGGGGAATCCTGCAAATGAGTCTTGATGACTTGGATACGCTTGACCATCACATAAAGTCTATCCTCGCCCTGGCGGCTCTGGAGAACGGGACTCTCAAGTCCAGAAAAGACTGGTTTGCAGTGACGAAAATGTGCAATGAGTTGAACGGACAGTTCGCCGGCACGGCGAATGTCGCCCTGATATGGGATTGCGTCAGTGATCCTAGAATTGGAGTTACTGAGGTTTACTCAGACTACGATTTAATCAAAGTGGTGGTTCGGAACGCGATCGAAAACGCGTTTAAACATACGTCCGATGGTTTCGTGAAAATATCGATGTCTCTCCGAGACAAAGGAATTTCGATTTCTGTGCGAGACACCGGGGCTGGCATGTCCACCGCTGAGATGAATGCGCTGCTATGGCACAAAGACCCGCTTTCGCTTGGTATCCGTCGCGGAAAAGATGGATGGGGCATCGGGATGCCAGTAATGAAGAAATTCTCCGAATTCCTTGGTGGGAGAATCAGGATCGACAGTAAGCCAGGCTTCGGGACCTGCCTGACGATCGATCTGCCCGTTGATTACCGGACCGGAGAGCTCCCCAAGCAAGCTGCAGTTCTGCCGGATCATGATATGGATCACGAGCCTGGGTCGATCCGGACATCAGAAAGCGGAGACCAGAAAACAAAGGTACTGTTGATTGACGATAACCACACTTTTCTTAAGCAAATGCAGCGTTTTTTTGCACCGAAGATTCTTGGAATTCCAGACGTCGAATTAACGGTCTGCGATGACCCGGTTTCGGGTATCACGAGACTCGAAGAACAACGATTTGATCTGCTCTTGGTCGATTTCCACATGCCCCATGTTGATGGCCTAAAGCTGCTCGAATGGCTGGCCAGTCATGAGCATCCAAACCAGGGAATGGTTAAGATTATGCTCACCGCCGACCCAAGTATTCCGGAACGAAAGCGTGCGGCGATTGTTGCTGCCGGTGCAAGAATTGTCTCTAAAGGGATGCCAATCGAAGACATGAAGATCTTGGTTGCGGGGGTTAAGGAACAGAAAGTCCGAAACCAGGCGCAGATACGTGCAGCTGTCGAACTGACCGCTATCTGA
- a CDS encoding AAA family ATPase yields MTKLAIPLSLETLQELDKDRTRLSGLTNAELAGLFTLFKLANSSKPFNGPASERLLAESLQLIGDSQEARSEIEDLVQDRVEHFSDLAPGNSDMFFLMSVSDVANKSYLEQKNRWRYGCSKEFNQVFIKRNILGLQRNVSLSIEHDRLIRAIEAEPDEPMAIQGFAGVGKTYLITTLAASLSAKGLSVVALAHTRQQLTALMERTQAVRGLTLAELMKELVYPGEPAPRPSRGSRYRMGQRFNRTYEQMAHILGIQPLQRAKPPEVAKIAWKTVTSFCHNSGHEITTEHLPATIKSHWSASDKVILVEVARRMWEVIVNPPNQESELPMRIYHQIKHADVEGKVLPPSIRIALVDEAHDLPLPIINILERTPPPQATFTFGDRYQHLFGAGGTQRPGRSRGRELGVSVRAGESTTELFNQVLAAHPITPELEFVGIRPENTRVVSYQTLPAPSGNCAIIFRSYWALFEQFQRCAHEKAAFTLMPGSEKALQWFMGDVIELFNHGTRPSFPSLFRYGTFDELVKRESQHADISRIVDLLSRGYQLKHLDESLSRQARGSANVLWLGMPEHTKNMEFEKVVIADDFFSQANMVSKDALVSSVYTAISRVKAELHLPAEFDNWVRGLSS; encoded by the coding sequence ATGACGAAACTTGCGATCCCACTAAGCCTTGAGACGTTACAAGAGCTGGATAAAGACCGGACAAGACTCTCCGGCTTAACCAATGCTGAGCTGGCGGGTTTGTTTACCCTGTTTAAACTGGCCAACTCATCAAAACCCTTTAATGGCCCTGCGAGTGAACGTCTCCTTGCGGAAAGCCTCCAGCTGATTGGTGATTCTCAAGAGGCCAGATCAGAAATTGAGGACCTGGTACAGGATCGAGTTGAGCACTTTTCTGACCTGGCTCCGGGTAACAGCGACATGTTCTTTCTCATGTCAGTCTCGGACGTTGCCAACAAAAGCTACCTGGAACAAAAAAACCGATGGCGTTACGGTTGCTCGAAAGAGTTCAACCAGGTGTTCATCAAACGTAACATCCTGGGTCTGCAGCGGAATGTGTCGCTGTCAATTGAGCATGACCGCTTGATTCGAGCCATCGAGGCCGAGCCGGACGAACCCATGGCCATTCAAGGCTTCGCCGGTGTGGGTAAGACCTACCTCATCACAACGCTTGCAGCATCCTTGAGCGCCAAAGGTCTCTCTGTTGTAGCTCTGGCTCACACCCGTCAGCAACTCACAGCGCTCATGGAACGCACGCAAGCCGTTCGGGGATTGACGTTAGCGGAATTGATGAAAGAGCTGGTCTATCCTGGAGAGCCTGCACCCAGGCCCTCCCGGGGCTCGCGTTACCGGATGGGGCAGCGCTTCAACCGCACCTATGAGCAAATGGCACATATTCTGGGGATCCAACCGCTTCAGCGAGCGAAGCCTCCCGAGGTTGCCAAAATTGCGTGGAAGACGGTAACGTCGTTTTGCCACAACTCCGGTCATGAGATCACGACTGAACATCTACCCGCTACGATAAAATCTCACTGGTCCGCCTCAGACAAAGTCATACTGGTAGAAGTTGCTCGCAGGATGTGGGAAGTCATTGTGAATCCGCCAAATCAGGAATCTGAACTGCCAATGCGGATCTATCACCAAATCAAGCATGCTGATGTTGAAGGCAAGGTGCTTCCTCCTTCGATCCGTATCGCCCTGGTCGATGAAGCCCACGATCTGCCCCTGCCCATTATTAATATTCTTGAGCGAACGCCGCCACCACAGGCGACATTTACCTTTGGTGATCGATACCAACACCTTTTCGGGGCCGGAGGAACTCAGCGACCAGGGCGATCACGAGGTCGAGAACTAGGCGTATCAGTCAGGGCTGGTGAGAGCACAACGGAGCTTTTTAACCAGGTTCTTGCGGCACACCCCATTACTCCGGAGCTGGAGTTTGTCGGCATCAGACCAGAAAACACCCGGGTTGTGTCCTACCAGACCCTGCCGGCGCCGAGCGGAAACTGCGCCATCATTTTTCGCTCATACTGGGCCTTGTTTGAGCAGTTCCAGCGATGCGCCCATGAAAAAGCCGCTTTCACGTTGATGCCAGGATCGGAGAAAGCCCTGCAGTGGTTCATGGGCGACGTAATCGAGCTGTTCAATCACGGTACGCGCCCAAGCTTCCCAAGCTTATTCCGGTACGGAACCTTCGACGAACTGGTAAAGCGAGAATCGCAGCACGCCGATATCAGTCGTATTGTCGACCTGCTTTCCCGCGGTTATCAGCTCAAACACCTCGATGAATCATTGTCTCGGCAGGCGAGGGGCTCTGCAAATGTTCTGTGGCTAGGGATGCCAGAACACACCAAGAACATGGAATTTGAAAAAGTTGTTATTGCCGACGATTTTTTCAGTCAGGCCAACATGGTCTCAAAAGATGCTCTCGTGTCCAGCGTGTACACCGCGATCTCGCGTGTTAAAGCGGAGCTGCACCTACCTGCCGAATTTGATAATTGGGTAAGGGGGCTCTCAAGCTGA
- the umuC gene encoding translesion error-prone DNA polymerase V subunit UmuC: protein MKQVFALCDMNSFYASCEQLFNPAFRGRPVVVASNNDGCAVARSPEAKALGIKMGQPIFELREYVEKHGLIVCSSNYALYGDMSHRFMLALAECAPRVMPYSIDEAFLDLTGIDSVVSYLDFGHHVKELVRIWTGLPICVGIAPSPTLAKLANHAAKHYPATRGVVDLTDRDRQRRLMHLTPVEEVWGIGRKLSKRLDALGIKTALDLADSDPKWIRDHFSVVVERTVRELNGIPCHSDLLEVAPAKQQILCSKSFGAPVTDLNSMLAAITAHASRASEKLRRENRDCGYLAAFMSTSRFRTGHHYANQQGITLPFPTSDTREIVRHAVSIARSLWREGYRYNKAGIVLTDFRVPGACQSDFFSQVEDDERNRKLMRTLDKINSIAGKNTIQFGRQIHKNQSWQMRRENLSPAYTTRWADIPVAIS, encoded by the coding sequence ATGAAACAGGTGTTCGCTCTTTGTGACATGAACAGCTTTTACGCCAGCTGCGAGCAGTTATTCAATCCAGCGTTTCGTGGCCGGCCAGTCGTTGTCGCCAGTAACAACGATGGCTGTGCCGTTGCACGATCACCGGAGGCGAAAGCGCTCGGTATAAAGATGGGCCAACCCATTTTTGAGTTGCGGGAGTACGTCGAAAAGCACGGCCTGATTGTTTGCTCATCCAACTATGCACTCTACGGAGATATGTCCCATCGATTCATGCTTGCCCTGGCGGAATGCGCACCTCGGGTCATGCCCTACAGTATTGATGAAGCCTTTCTTGATCTGACCGGTATCGATTCCGTTGTGTCGTATCTGGATTTCGGCCACCACGTCAAAGAGCTGGTGCGAATATGGACGGGCTTACCTATCTGTGTCGGAATCGCTCCAAGTCCGACATTGGCAAAATTAGCTAACCACGCCGCAAAACACTATCCCGCCACCCGGGGTGTCGTGGATCTGACTGACCGAGACCGGCAACGACGTCTTATGCACCTGACACCGGTGGAAGAAGTATGGGGAATCGGCAGGAAACTGAGCAAACGACTGGATGCCCTGGGAATAAAGACCGCTCTGGATCTAGCCGATTCCGATCCTAAATGGATACGAGATCACTTTTCAGTCGTGGTCGAGCGCACCGTCAGGGAGCTGAACGGCATACCATGTCATTCAGACCTTCTCGAAGTAGCACCGGCAAAGCAGCAGATTCTATGTTCAAAGTCCTTCGGGGCACCCGTCACCGATCTGAACTCCATGCTTGCCGCGATTACCGCTCACGCATCCCGAGCGTCTGAGAAGCTGCGTCGCGAAAACCGGGATTGCGGGTATCTGGCCGCGTTCATGTCAACGAGCCGGTTTCGAACCGGTCACCACTACGCCAACCAGCAAGGGATTACTCTGCCATTCCCGACCTCAGACACCCGGGAAATCGTACGACATGCGGTCAGTATTGCCCGGTCGTTGTGGCGGGAGGGGTACCGATACAACAAAGCGGGCATTGTACTGACAGACTTCCGGGTGCCTGGTGCTTGCCAATCCGATTTTTTCAGCCAGGTCGAGGACGACGAGCGCAACCGGAAGCTGATGCGGACCTTAGACAAGATCAACAGCATCGCTGGCAAAAACACGATCCAGTTTGGCCGGCAGATTCACAAAAACCAAAGCTGGCAAATGCGAAGAGAAAATCTTTCGCCTGCTTACACGACTCGATGGGCTGACATCCCCGTGGCAATCAGTTAA